Proteins encoded by one window of Aphis gossypii isolate Hap1 chromosome X, ASM2018417v2, whole genome shotgun sequence:
- the LOC114120528 gene encoding death-associated inhibitor of apoptosis 1-like → MDNNRERVPPNDLLAQLENDVGVEDDVDIENDGDDDSDSDSNNDGFVHFVRIHNDDDDDDDSDSDDDNVPDFDDSDTDSDDAGFVDFSYVGSDGVDDDNDNDGGDENVVGNGNDHAAEISAIIPFPSHKPVILIPPPSAESLAQLSKLTIPNCDMKIYENRLKSYNKWPSKCMTPEKLAKAGFYYSGTKDKVRCLYCSLVMKNWEKDDDPQFEHEYLSPHCQYFKEKQDFNLYHKSDIMTAYIQNFLCSVGIVTDTNMKVLSNYKSLTSFESRMKTFETFTKILNHEVRTFCKAGLFYIGERDRMICFCCNQGLMDWEVDDDPWVEHARWSPLCSYILLSKGKRFVEEVGGEVNYSLRINLEELNKLFTIHTHLAVDSYTMRTLETSLESNMFPDFVEPLTIIRVNRQESSIPDSVVCKICFKEKLEVLFLPCRHVIACIQCAVTLDLCAICRQPFTLTMRVGLYVTNLKQYSQGYRGSENVNELVDPVLCKICCKEQMQAVFLPCRHISTCYKCASKVKECLVCYVSVFAYMQIFI, encoded by the exons taacgatgacgacgacgacgacgacagcgACAGCGACGATGATAACGTTCCAGACTTTGACGACAGCGACACCGACAGCGACGATGCTGGCTTTGTAGACTTTTCCTACGTCGGAAGCGATGGCgtcgacgacgacaacgacaaTGATGGCGGCGACGAAAACGTGGTCGGCAACGGCAACGACCACGCCGCCGAAATCAGTGCT aTTATTCCATTTCCAAGTCATAAACCTGTTATACTTATACCTCCTCCAAGTGCTGAAAGCCTCGCACAATTATCTAAGTTGACCATTCCTAACTGTGATatgaaaatttatgaaaatcgtCTGAAGAGTTATAATAAATGGCCATCAAAATGTATGACACCTGAGAAATTGGCCAAGGCtggattttattattcagGTACAAAGGATAAAGTGAGATGTTTATACTGCTCACTTGTTATGAAAAACTGGGAAAAAGATGATGATCCACAATTTGAACATGAATATCTATCTCCACactgtcaatattttaaagaaaaacaag attttaatttgtatcataaatCGGATATTATGACTGCTTATATTCAGAATTTCTTATGTTCCGTTGGTATTGTGACAGATACAAATATGAAAGTTCtctcaaattataaatcattgaccTCTTTTGAATCTCGTATGAAGACATTTGAAACATTCACAAAAATCCTAAACCATGAGGTTCGAACTTTTTGTAAAGCTGGATTATTCTATATAg GTGAAAGAGATAGGATGATATGTTTCTGCTGTAATCAAGGTCTAATGGATTGGGAAGTTGATGATGATCCTTGGGTTGAACATGCACGTTGGTCACCACTTTGCAGTTACATTCTTTTAAGTAAAGGCAAACGTTTTGTGGAAGAGGTTGGTGGTGAAGTAAATTACAGTTTACGAATTAACCTGGAG GAATTGAATAAGTTGTTTACCATTCACACACATCTTGCTGTTGACAGTTATACAATGAG AACTTTGGAAACATCATTGGAAAGTAATATGTTCCCAGACTTTGTGGAACCTTTGACAATTATACGTGTTAACCGACAGGAATCATCAATACCTGATTCAGTCGTATGCAAAATTtgctttaaagaaaaattggaAGTGCTTTTCTTGCCTTGTCGTCACGTTATTGCATGTATTCAATGTGCAGTAACACTTGATTTATGTGCTATATGCAGACAGCCATTTACTCTAACTATGAGAGTCGGCCTTTATGTTACTAACCTAAAACAGTACAGTCAAGGTTATCGTGGTTCAGAGAATGTAAATGAACTCGTTGATCCAGTCCTTTGCAAGATTTGTTGCAAAGAACAAATGCAGGCTGTATTTTTACCGTGTAGACATATATCCACTTGTTATAAATGCGCCTCAAAAGTAAAAGAATGTTTAGTTTGTTATGTAAGTGTATTTGCGTACatgcaaatattcatttag